A window from Culex pipiens pallens isolate TS chromosome 3, TS_CPP_V2, whole genome shotgun sequence encodes these proteins:
- the LOC120432341 gene encoding uncharacterized protein LOC120432341 has product MKVFVVFSVLAVAAVSARPEPPVGGGYPSYSAPSFSSGGDIGPYPSSQQQGGGGGYNYQPATQVVQKHIYVHVPPPEKDDAPAPRVVQSATPQKHYKIIFIKAPTPPQPKAPIIPPPPQNEEKTLVYVLHKKPEEPEEIILPTPPPTKPSKPEVYFIKYKTQKEKKPEYGPPKQEYGAPSGNGGPY; this is encoded by the exons ATGAAGGTGTTTGTAGTGTTTAGTGTGCTGGCAGTGGCGGCCGTATCGGCGCGTCCAGAACCTCCGGTTGGCGGCGGATACCCGTCGTACTCGGCGCCATCCTTTAGCTCCGGCGGGGACATTGGACCGTACCCCTCGAGCCAGCAGCAAG GAGGCGGCGGTGGTTACAACTACCAGCCCGCGACCCAGGTTGTCCAGAAGCACATCTACGTCCACGTGCCGCCACCAGAGAAGGACGACGCGCCAGCACCTCGCGTAGTCCAGTCGGCCACGCCGCAGAAGCACTACAAGATCATCTTCATCAAGGCGCCGACCCCACCGCAGCCAAAGGCCCCGATCATCCCGCCGCCACCACAGAACGAAGAGAAGACCCTGGTCTACGTGCTCCACAAGAAGCCGGAAGAGCCCGAGGAGATCATCCTGCCGACGCCACCACCAACCAAGCCAAGCAAGCCGGAGGTCTACTTCATCAAGTACAAGACCCAGAAGGAAAAGAAGCCCGAATACGGACCCCCGAAGCAGGAATACGGCGCCCCATCCGGCAACGGTGGCCCGTACTAA